A window from Balaenoptera musculus isolate JJ_BM4_2016_0621 chromosome 8, mBalMus1.pri.v3, whole genome shotgun sequence encodes these proteins:
- the LAMTOR1 gene encoding ragulator complex protein LAMTOR1 has product MGCCYSSENEDSDQDREERKLLLDPSSPPTKALNGAEPNYHSLPSARTDEQALLSSILAKTASNIIDVSAADSQGMEQHEYMDRARQYSTRLAVLSSSLTHWKKLPPLPSLTSQPHQVLASEPVPFADLQQVSRIAAYAYSALSQIRVDAKEELVVQFGIP; this is encoded by the exons ATGGGGTGCTGCTACAGCAGCGAGAACGAGGACTCGGACCAG GACCGAGAGGAGCGGAAGCTGCTGCTGGACCCTAGCAGCCCACCCACCAAAGCCCTCAATGGAGCCGAGCCCAACTATCACAGCCTGCCTTCTGCTCGCACCGACGAGCAGGCGCTGCTCTCCTCCATCCTCGCCAAGACAGCCAG CAACATCATCGACGTGTCTGCTGCAGACTCCCAGGGCATGGAGCAGCACGAGTACATGGACCGGGCAAGGCAGTACAG CACCCGCCTGGCGGTGCTGAGCAGCAGCCTGACCCATTGGAAGAAGCTGCCGCCGCTGCCGTCCCTCACCAGCCAGCCTCACCAAGTGCTGGCCAGCGAGCCTGTCCCCTTCGCCGACTTGCAGCAG GTCTCCAGGATAGCTGCTTATGCCTACAGTGCACTTTCTCAGATCCGTGTGGACGCAAAAGAGGAGCTGGTTGTGCAGTTTGGGATTCCATGA